The DNA window ATCATGGCAGGATAAAAATCAGCTAGAACATAGGCTTAATCAGTGGTGTAACTGCATCGCGATAGGACCAGGGCTTGGTACTGACAGCGCTGCAAAAAAGATGTTTGATCGCGTCTGCTCATTAAACATCAACAAAGTGTTTGATGCCGATGCATTAAACTTATTGGCGTCTCATCCTAGCAAAGATAACCAAAGAATTCTTACGCCTCATCCTGGCGAAGCCGCGAGATTGCTTGATTGTTCGATTAATGATGTTGAACGCGACCGATACCGAGCGATAGAAAAACTGCATGTTCAATACGGCGGCGTAATTGTGCTAAAAGGGGCTGGCACGGTGATATTCGATGGTAAAACTACGTATGTTTGTAATGCGGGCAACCCTGGAATGGCTAGTGCAGGAATGGGCGATGTACTTACTGGCGTAGTCATAGGTTTGTTGGCTCAAGGCGAAAATACTCTGAGTGCGGCAGTAAAAGGGGTGATGATTCATAGCCTTGCAGCAGACAGAGAGGCTGAAAAAAAGGGAGAGCGAGGATTATGCGCTAGTGATTTGTTGCCACATATACGGTTTTTGGCTAATGATTAAAAGAGGTAGATGGGTGTGATTGCAAAGCAGTATTGAGGTGAAATTTGGTTTGCAGACATTCGAAATGGTACCACAAAAAAATTGCAAATATCAGTCTTGCGGGAAATAAATCACAGCCTATAATGCTGAAAACCGGAGCGTCTGCCAACGCTCCGGTTTTTTTGTGTCCGAAAAACAGTAATCGCGTCTGCCAACGCTTTTACACCGCAGTTTGTCAGTGACACTTACACAATCGAATCAAGGAAATGCACAATGCGTATCGAACAAGAACTTAAGTTAGGTTTTAAAGACGTACTCTTTCGCCCAAAGCGATCAACGCTCAAAAGCCGTTCTCAAGTTGAATTAACCCGCGAGTTTACATTCAAGCACAGCGGTCGTCAATGGTCAGGCACCCCTGTAATTGCAGCCAATATGGACTCTGTCGGTAGCTTTGCAATGGCCAAAGCCCTTGCCGAGCATGGTGTGATGACCGCGGTTCACAAGCATTACACGGTTGATGATTGGGCTGAGTTTGTTAAAAGTGCCGATAGCCAAACACTGAAAAACGTCATGGTATCAACTGGCACCTCGGAAGCTGATTTTCAAAAGACCAAAGATATTATGGCGCTAAGCGATGAGCTTATCTTCATCTGTATCGATATTGCCAATGGCTACTCGGAGCATCTGGTTGAATACATTGAAAAAGTCAGAGTCGCTTTTCCAGATAAAGTGATTTCAGCTGGTAATGTGGTCACGGGCGACATGTGTGAAGAGTTGATTTTAGCCGGTGCAGATATCGTAAAAGTCGGCATTGGTCCTGGCTCTGTCTGTACCACACGAGTGAAAACAGGTGTTGGTTATCCTCAGCTTTCAGCTATTATTGAATGTGGCGATGCGGCCCATGGCCTTGGCGGCATGATCATTGGTGACGGTGGCTGTTCATGCGCAGGCGATGTAGCAAAAGCCTTCGGCGGCGGCGCCGATTTTGTGATGCTTGGCGGCATGTTAGCTGGCCATGAAGAGTCAGGCGGCGAACTGATTGAAAAAGACGGCCAAACCATGATGAAATTCTACGGCATGTCGTCAGAGTCGGCCATGAAGAAACATTCAGGCGGTGTTGCCCAGTACCGCGCGGCCGAAGGAAAAACCGTACTCTTGCCATTTCGTGGCAGTGTCCATGGCACCATCTCAGATATCCTTGGCGGCGTACGCTCAACCTGCACCTACGTAGGCGCAGCAAAGCTTAAGGAGCTAACCAAGCGTACGACTTTCATCCGAGTACAAGAGCAAGAGAATAACGTGTTCGGGAACGAGTAAGTTGGTTGCTCTTCGTAAAATACGAAGTATTAACAGCCGCTAGATAGCGGCTTTTTTCTTCGAAATTTTAAAGTGGCGACAACTAATTTTGCAGTGCTCTGCGCAACTTTTTCAGGACACTTTTGTATCAGAAATAATTTACAATAGCTTTGAAATACAACTACCCAATGCAGCGCCCAATATTGGAGGTACGGCATTGCCAACTTGGGTATATTGTGGGACTTCAAACTTCCTCATTTGCCCACCAGTTGTAATTTTTGATCGAAAAACAAAGTTATCAGGAAATGACTGTATCCGAGCCATCTCTCTAACAGTTAAAACCCTGAGTTCATGATCGTCATAGTGGCATGCATCGTCGGGTATAGACAGAGCTGCTGGAGCTGGTGACTCAGCTATTAAAGCTTTCTGAGTTTGTTTTTTTGTTGGGTGAGCTTGTAAGTAATTTTCAAACTCTAGTTTACACTTAAATTGAGAAAGCTCGCCATTTTCATGCAGATACTGAAAACCAGAAAGAATGTTCCATATATTCTCTTCCAAAGTATCTGTTTCATTCTTAAGAATTCTGAATACAGACTGAGTAATCGGCCTTTCACCAATTTGTTGAAGTACTTGATATAGCCTGAACCTTCTCTTAACTATGGCACTGTTATTTCTAAGTTCATGATTTAATATTTCCGTTCTGTTTTCTAAATTTTTAAACCTTTGATTTAGCTCTAGAACGAAGCCTGATGGTTCTGACGGATTATGAACTTTTAAATCATCAATAGCTTCTCGAACAGATACTTCAGGCGAATTTACTAATTCATTTAAAAATGACTGCTCAAAATAGCTTAAATCACAGCTTTTATTTGAGTCGTAATAGTTTAAATGCCCAAACTCAAGGTTTTCGCCATACTTATCTACTTTGGAATAGAACTCCATTGAGTGTGAAAACATCTCGGATTCAGTATCGTTCAATCTTGGTTTAATGTGCTGATAATGATCTTCTCTAACACCTATTAATATAAAGCGAGGTCTATTTTGGGCCACTCCTGCTTTTCTAGCATTAACGTGAAGGCAAATTGGAACATACTCAATTGAAGCGAAAACCTTTGCAACTTCATACCAAGCGTGAAAGCTGTTTCCATTTTCATCTTTAAATGCGCGAAGAATACCAGTTACATTTTCAAGTAAAACTAGCTTAGGCTTAGTTAGCTTGACAAAATTAGCAAATTCCCAAGGAAGTGTATTTTTGTCACTATTTTTTTCTCTTTTTCCCGCCATACTGAAGGATTGGCAAGGAGGTCCTCCAGAAACAAGGTCTAATCCACCATCTCTTCCAAATGCCCCTTTTAGTTGATCAACAAGCTCTTTAGAGCATTCCAATAACCGATTCAGTTCAATAATACTACCAACGATTAGTTTCCCGTCTAACTCTTTAAAATTTGAAGGTATATCTGAAAACCCTTCTTGAGTGACTATAGGAAACTGAAATGGGTTCTCTCTTAATCGTGGCTTCAAGCTTGAGTGCTTGCTATTAAGCCATAGAGCATTTTCAGGCTGATGATTTTGGTTGGCTTTTTCTTCCAAGTCTTCATTGAAAAAATTGTACGTAAAAGTTTCCGCTGCCATTGGCGATAGCTCGTTCGCAAGAACCAGTTCAAAACCAACACTTTCTAAGCCAAGTGATAAACCGCCACACCCTGCAAATAACTCAATATGATTCAAATTAAACACTACTTCATTAATAAATACTTAAACCCTATTTTAAGTTCAGCAAGATTAAAAGTCCAGGCATTTTGTGCTTTTTTATTTTACATATTTTGTTCAATGACTTAGCATAGATACTGCTGTGTGAGAGCGGCAGTTGAATCACTTCTTAAAGACCCCTCCGTGGTCCTCTCTGTGGATTCCGACTTTTTTGTTGGTGTTTTGCAGTGAGTTTTTTCAAATCTCAAGTAAACAAATCTACACACTTGGTTAGAGCCTGAGGGTGTACTGCCTTGTCCTCTCTCTTCTCTAGCCGTTGGCTTGGGATATAAAGCCCTCCTATTACGGTAAAGCAATTGGTGCAGATCCTTTAACTTCAAACAGTGTTGTTAGTGCACTCTGTAAAAAGGAACAGTAGTTATGTCTGAAACAAACTACCCAAGCGAGAAGCGACTAAAACAATTAGTAAAGCAATTAAAAAAGGAAAAGCACATTAAAACATATCAAGCGTATGACCTTATAAGTCAGACATTTGGTTATTCAAGTTGGCAAGAACTAAAGCCAATCATAGAACTTCATTGGAAAGCTCAGATTCCCTCTCCAAAAGTATCTCTAAACTTTATTGACGATGATGATGTAACTCTTTCTGATAAAGAGTTTGATGATATTGAAAATGAAAGAAGTTCTGAGCTGGATAAATCTGTAAAAGAATTAGTTCAACGAAATAAAGTTCAACTAGCCAAGCTAGCTATAGAATACTCTATATTTGAACCAACAATCACTGGGCTAAAAAAGTCAATTCTCGACGCTACACAGCCTGTTAGAACTCACTTCGAATTAGAAAATTTCCACCATTATTACTCTCAAGGACAAGGTATAGAAAACAAAGTTGTCAAAACGGCCTACCTACTAACAGATTCTGAAACCATTAGATCTAAGGTAAGTCTATATCGCCCCAATACTAAAAAGGGTGATCCCCGTATGTGGTTTCGAAAGTTGGGAGAACTAGCTGAAGCAGGTGATCAAGTTGCGATCATCATATATGAGGATGAGCCATATTTAATAAATATATCTAAGTATTCCATCAGTAATGAATTAGATAAACCAGAAAGTCCAATTAGACAGCTAATTAAAGCTTACGTAAATACGGGTAGCTCTATTGCTGAAGAGTTACTAACAAAGTTAAAAACTTTAGCTATTAAACCTTTTAAAGCATTAAGAAAAGGTGACACGGCGATTGGTTATACGTTAGAAATATTACTTGGAATAGAGGCAAACTCAAGCAAGTTACCAGACTATAAAGGCATTGAGCTAAAATCTGGTCGAGGTGGGAAAAATCGCTCAAACTTATTTGCTCAAGTTGCGAAGTGGGATATCAGTCCATGCGAAAAAAGTGCTGAAATCTTAGATAACTATGGTTACCAAAGAGAAGATGATTTCAAGCTTTATTGTACTGTTAGTACCCAGAAGCCAAATTCTCAAGGACTACATTTCAAATACGACAAGTCAAATGATCAACTTCAAGAATGGCATGACAGTGGAGAATTAGTAGCAATTTGGCCGGGTTCTATATTACGCGAACGTTTACTTGAAAAACACGCAGAAACCTTTTGGATTGAAGCTGAAAGCTTTGTAAAGGAAGGTATAGAATACTTTCAGTTAAAGAGTGTAATTCATACAAAACAACCATTGGCATCTCAACTATTACCACTAATAGAATGTGGAGTAATAACTATGGACCACCTCATCAAACGTAGCGGTAAAAACAATCGAGTTAGTGAGAAAGGACCATTATTTAAAATTGACAAGAAAAATCTAGATCTATTGTTCCCTGCCCCTCAAAAGTATTCCCTAGTAGATTAAAGGACTAAGTATATGACATTTTTAAAAATGGAAATTACACCTGAAATATTTGAAATCGCCATTGCGCGAGCTGCAAACCTTCCATCATACCGATTGAACTTCAAACAGTACTTACAGGATAAAGGCGGGGAGATTCAAGCAAAACTCGAAGGCACAATTGGTGAGGTCGTCGTTGAAACATGGCTAAAAGCCAACAACATTTGGTTTGAAGATGATAGAAGTAATCATACCCATGATTACTCACTTAACAATGATACACTTGAGGTTAAAACCAAAGTTAGAACAGTTCCCCCTTCATTAGGGTATGAGTGCTCTATCCCTGAATATACTATGGATATGCAAACTGCCAATATGTATGCATTTGTATCATTAACTCAAATTGAAAATAAGCACTTATCTTTGGAGAAATACCCCGAAGCTTATATTGTAGGTGTAATATCCAAACAACGTTTCAGAAGTGTCGCCAGACATTTTAAAAAAGGCGATGTTGATTCATCAAATAATTTTACGTTTAAGAAAAGTTGCTTTAACGTTTTTATTAATCAAATGACAAGCCCTGTAGAGTTTCCGGAACTCTACAAAAGAGTGCGTTCAAAATTCTGTGTCAGCTAATTTTGGCTAGCAATCTAAGACATAGCCCAAGCGCCCATAATAATGAATCGCCAGTTGAGACAATGTCATATTCTATATTTGGATTGGAATTGTCTACTTTTTAGAAGCATTCAATATTCCTTCGTAAACACTCTAATATTAGACTTCTACATTATCCATGGTGTATCTCTATGTTTGTTACATACTATAACGTGTGTGGAAAATGGGAGTGATGTTATAAAATTAATATGATTTTTAACCAAAATGATTAATTTTTAAGTGATTGATGTATAATCAAAATTTATAAATGAAAAGAGAGAATAAAATGGCTGGGCTGGGTTATTGTAAAATCAGTGATTTGAAACTGAATCAGAAAAGTAAGCGAGCAGTCACGGAAGTGAAAGAGATAATGTCTTCTGGCAATATGTTAGCAAGTGCCTTATCTGCCACACCATTTTATTATATTTTTGGCACTCCTAGTATGACTAAGACTCCTTATTCTATGATGTTGACTATCAGAGAGCATGATTGGGAAATGTTTGGCAAACTCATGGGCTCTGTTCCCTCTATCGTAAAAAGTCGAATACATTTTGTTGCTAGCCAAATGTCATGGAAAACAGCGGGTAAAGAAAAAAAGTTCTGGGAGTGCGTCAGCAATGCAGCTATATAAACTTGTGGCGTCTATCGCTTTATTGACTGGATGTGCTGCTCAAGCAGATACAGAACAGTCAATCACCGCTTGGGTTGAGAAAACAGATAAGTGTGTGGCCATGACAGAAGAAAGCACAGCAAGTTTTCCTGATAATTCTTGGTTCCAGTCTTTGGATATGGAGAAGAAAAAGGGAGTCACATTTTACCTCTATCAAGAGAAGCTATATGACTGTTCAAAGCGAGAATCGGATGCTTTGATGCAGTCTTTGACTCAAAGTGAAAATAAAACGTTAATTAAGTTCTTTTCAGGGTTGGGAGCGTTCGCCAAGCCAGACTCAAAATTTATACATGGGGTTGATGCTGAGCAACTGAAGAAACTCTCAAATAATGTAGACTTGTTTAACCTTAGAAAAGTAGGTAAAGAGTTAAATTTTTGATGTCGTTAAATGAAATTGGTGCTTCTTTCGATAGTAACATCAAGCGCCAGAATATAGGCCATGCCAGACCAGTTTGTTGATGCCTTACCAGAGCTCAGTTTGGCGCAAGGGTTTAAGTCATGGGATGTAAACTCGACCTTAGCACCAATGAGCAGTACTAACTCATTCTATAGGTGTCGGAATAGGGCAATTAGTTTTACTTAGTTTGTTATTTAGGCAGTCTCGATAGGCTTTTTCCGCTCGGGCCGTTTTTTCTTTAGAAAGTTCTTGTGTGAGCGTATTGAGAAGTGAGTCCATATCTCTGTTGTTAGTTGATGCGATTTTTGCCCATACATAGGCGCTTTCATAGCTTTGTTTAACAATCAATCCACCAAAAAACATTCTCGCGAGATCTTGTTGTGCGTTAATTTGGCCACCGATGGCAGATTGAGTACACCAGTGAACGGCCTTTTTATAATTTACGTCTATTTCATCGCCGTTAAAGTACATATGACATAACTGGAGTTGGGCATTCGGATCACCTGATTTTGCCAGTGTGTCAGCTTGTTGATATGTCAGCTTATTAAGCGCAAGGTAGTTTTGCATGCCTTGGTAATTGTTGTTTTCTGCTGCTTTTTGAAACCACTC is part of the Vibrio aquimaris genome and encodes:
- a CDS encoding GMP reductase; amino-acid sequence: MRIEQELKLGFKDVLFRPKRSTLKSRSQVELTREFTFKHSGRQWSGTPVIAANMDSVGSFAMAKALAEHGVMTAVHKHYTVDDWAEFVKSADSQTLKNVMVSTGTSEADFQKTKDIMALSDELIFICIDIANGYSEHLVEYIEKVRVAFPDKVISAGNVVTGDMCEELILAGADIVKVGIGPGSVCTTRVKTGVGYPQLSAIIECGDAAHGLGGMIIGDGGCSCAGDVAKAFGGGADFVMLGGMLAGHEESGGELIEKDGQTMMKFYGMSSESAMKKHSGGVAQYRAAEGKTVLLPFRGSVHGTISDILGGVRSTCTYVGAAKLKELTKRTTFIRVQEQENNVFGNE
- a CDS encoding DNA cytosine methyltransferase, whose protein sequence is MNHIELFAGCGGLSLGLESVGFELVLANELSPMAAETFTYNFFNEDLEEKANQNHQPENALWLNSKHSSLKPRLRENPFQFPIVTQEGFSDIPSNFKELDGKLIVGSIIELNRLLECSKELVDQLKGAFGRDGGLDLVSGGPPCQSFSMAGKREKNSDKNTLPWEFANFVKLTKPKLVLLENVTGILRAFKDENGNSFHAWYEVAKVFASIEYVPICLHVNARKAGVAQNRPRFILIGVREDHYQHIKPRLNDTESEMFSHSMEFYSKVDKYGENLEFGHLNYYDSNKSCDLSYFEQSFLNELVNSPEVSVREAIDDLKVHNPSEPSGFVLELNQRFKNLENRTEILNHELRNNSAIVKRRFRLYQVLQQIGERPITQSVFRILKNETDTLEENIWNILSGFQYLHENGELSQFKCKLEFENYLQAHPTKKQTQKALIAESPAPAALSIPDDACHYDDHELRVLTVREMARIQSFPDNFVFRSKITTGGQMRKFEVPQYTQVGNAVPPILGAALGSCISKLL
- a CDS encoding MvaI/BcnI family restriction endonuclease, with product MSETNYPSEKRLKQLVKQLKKEKHIKTYQAYDLISQTFGYSSWQELKPIIELHWKAQIPSPKVSLNFIDDDDVTLSDKEFDDIENERSSELDKSVKELVQRNKVQLAKLAIEYSIFEPTITGLKKSILDATQPVRTHFELENFHHYYSQGQGIENKVVKTAYLLTDSETIRSKVSLYRPNTKKGDPRMWFRKLGELAEAGDQVAIIIYEDEPYLINISKYSISNELDKPESPIRQLIKAYVNTGSSIAEELLTKLKTLAIKPFKALRKGDTAIGYTLEILLGIEANSSKLPDYKGIELKSGRGGKNRSNLFAQVAKWDISPCEKSAEILDNYGYQREDDFKLYCTVSTQKPNSQGLHFKYDKSNDQLQEWHDSGELVAIWPGSILRERLLEKHAETFWIEAESFVKEGIEYFQLKSVIHTKQPLASQLLPLIECGVITMDHLIKRSGKNNRVSEKGPLFKIDKKNLDLLFPAPQKYSLVD